The genome window ATTGCATCCAAAGGGCAAGCGGTAATTGAGTGTTTCCCGAGTTCATTCATAATATCGACGTCATTGATATCGTCACCGATATACGCAATTTCATCGGTTTTATATCCTGTTTCATGAAGAACCGTGTCTAAGAGCATTTTGTATTTATCTTTAACCCCTAAGTATAAAAAGGGCATTTTAAGCTTTTCAGCGCGCATCTTAACACTTCCTGAAAGTTCTCCGGTTATAATTGCCGTTTCTACACCAATGTTTCGAAGACGCTCAACACCCATACCATCTCGAATCGAAAAGCGTTTCAATTCTTCGCCACGCTCTGAGTAATAAACACCTGTGTCGGTTAAAACGCCGTCGTTGTCGGTCAGAACCAATTTTAGACGTGAAGCGCGTTGCTTTGCTTCTTGAATCGTGATGATGTTACTTTTCACGGGATTTTTTTCAAAATTTTAATAGAGGATGCAAAAATATTCTTTTTCATGAACAGATTTGTAAAATAAGCGTATCAAGGAAAATATTTATTACTCCCCCCAACTTTTCTGCTTTTCGTGAAGTCTAATCATAAAAGGCCAGATTCATCGCTGAATGAAATCCAGAATGAATACAACGGATTCTATCATTTTGGATGATTATGGCAAATATCGTCAATCGCTATGTCACTTGAACTCGATAAAGAATCGTATTTGATGGAAGCCGCAAAGAACGGCGATGATCGTGCGTTCGCCTTACTGATTAAACCGTATGAATCAAAAGTATTTGCATTGCTTTTGAGATACTCCGGAAATCCTACCGATGCCGAAGATTTGTTTCAAGAGGTATTTCTTCGGGTTTGGAAATCGCTCAAAGGGTTCGAATGGCGAAGTTCATTTTCAACTTGGTTGACAAGAATTGCGATCAATGCTGCAATTTCATTTCAGAGTAAAAGACAAGAGGTTCAGTCACAATATATTCCTACTGAAATTGAGCTACAAAATGAGGAGTCAATGTCTTCGAATCAAGCCGAGATTGGTTTCAAAGCAAGCCTTTCCGACGAACACTCACCTCTCAAAGAAATTTTGGATGCTGCTCTCAAAAAGCTTTCACCACAGA of Chloroherpetonaceae bacterium contains these proteins:
- a CDS encoding 3-deoxy-D-manno-octulosonate 8-phosphate phosphatase, with translation MKSNIITIQEAKQRASRLKLVLTDNDGVLTDTGVYYSERGEELKRFSIRDGMGVERLRNIGVETAIITGELSGSVKMRAEKLKMPFLYLGVKDKYKMLLDTVLHETGYKTDEIAYIGDDINDVDIMNELGKHSITACPLDAMEVVKRIALYVCKAPGGNGAFRDFAEYIIKLRS
- a CDS encoding RNA polymerase sigma factor → MSLELDKESYLMEAAKNGDDRAFALLIKPYESKVFALLLRYSGNPTDAEDLFQEVFLRVWKSLKGFEWRSSFSTWLTRIAINAAISFQSKRQEVQSQYIPTEIELQNEESMSSNQAEIGFKASLSDEHSPLKEILDAALKKLSPQMRSALLLKYQEGYKIKEIAEILNCSEGAVKRYLFDATLRVKEELVSKKVLR